A DNA window from Sporosarcina sp. ANT_H38 contains the following coding sequences:
- the araA gene encoding L-arabinose isomerase, with translation MLAIKPYEFWFLTGSQDLYGEETLLEVENNSKEITKQLNKNGNLPYNIAFKTILTNANDIRKIMLEANSDENCAGVITWMHTFSPAKMWIAGLAALQKPLLHLNTQFNRDIPWQAIDMDFMNTNQSAHGDREYGFIGTRMNISRKVIVGHWSNKDVTEKIASWMNTAVAVTEGTNIRVARFGDNMRNVAVTDGDKVEAQIKFGWTVDYYGIGDLVEEMAIVSNDAIESLYKEYETLYELPAEANEPGPVRDSILEQARIELGLKSFLSARNYNAFTTNFEDLHGMKQLPGLAAQRLMAEGYGFAGEGDWRTAALLRMMKIIANNQGTSFMEDYTYHLEPGNEMALGSHMLEICPTIAATKPRIVVQPLGIGGKEDPARLVFDGQVGSAVVASLIELGGRYRLVVNAVQAQHSMEETPNLPVAKVLWKPEPSLGEATESWIYAGGAHHTVFSLNVTTDQLYEFADMANIECIVIDKDTNVRQLRNQLKLGEAVWQ, from the coding sequence ATGCTAGCTATTAAACCTTATGAATTTTGGTTTTTAACAGGAAGTCAGGACCTTTATGGTGAAGAAACACTGCTGGAAGTGGAAAATAACTCAAAAGAAATTACTAAACAACTAAATAAAAATGGAAATCTTCCATATAATATTGCGTTTAAAACGATTTTAACGAATGCGAATGATATCCGGAAAATAATGTTGGAAGCGAATAGTGATGAAAATTGTGCTGGTGTGATCACGTGGATGCATACATTTTCTCCGGCAAAAATGTGGATTGCTGGTCTTGCTGCATTGCAAAAGCCGCTTCTCCATTTGAATACGCAATTTAATCGCGATATTCCTTGGCAAGCTATTGATATGGACTTTATGAATACCAATCAATCTGCACATGGTGACCGTGAATACGGTTTTATCGGAACACGTATGAACATCTCGCGTAAAGTAATCGTCGGGCACTGGTCAAATAAAGATGTTACAGAGAAGATAGCTAGCTGGATGAACACGGCAGTAGCTGTTACGGAAGGCACGAATATTAGAGTGGCGCGTTTTGGTGATAACATGCGTAATGTCGCTGTGACTGATGGCGACAAAGTCGAAGCACAAATTAAATTTGGTTGGACAGTAGATTATTATGGTATTGGCGATCTCGTAGAAGAAATGGCAATAGTATCGAATGATGCCATTGAGAGTCTATATAAAGAATATGAGACGTTGTATGAGCTACCAGCGGAAGCGAATGAACCGGGTCCAGTAAGAGATTCAATCTTAGAGCAGGCTCGCATTGAATTAGGATTAAAGTCATTTTTGTCAGCTAGAAATTATAATGCATTTACCACTAATTTTGAGGATCTACACGGCATGAAACAGCTGCCGGGATTAGCAGCTCAACGTCTAATGGCGGAAGGTTATGGTTTTGCGGGGGAAGGGGACTGGAGAACAGCGGCATTGTTGCGCATGATGAAAATAATTGCCAATAATCAAGGGACTTCGTTTATGGAAGATTATACGTACCACTTGGAGCCGGGCAATGAAATGGCATTAGGCTCGCATATGCTAGAAATTTGCCCAACAATCGCAGCAACGAAACCGCGTATTGTTGTTCAACCTCTTGGTATTGGCGGCAAAGAGGATCCAGCCCGCCTAGTGTTTGATGGACAAGTGGGGAGTGCGGTTGTTGCTTCGTTAATTGAATTAGGCGGCAGATATCGTCTCGTTGTCAATGCGGTTCAAGCCCAACATTCAATGGAGGAGACACCAAATTTACCAGTGGCAAAGGTATTATGGAAACCGGAACCTTCGCTAGGTGAAGCTACTGAATCTTGGATTTATGCTGGTGGAGCGCACCACACGGTATTTTCTTTAAACGTTACAACAGATCAATTATATGAGTTTGCGGATATGGCTAATATTGAATGTATTGTGATTGATAAAGATACGAACGTTAGACAGTTGAGAAATCAATTGAAGTTAGGTGAGGCTGTTTGGCAGTAA